In Helicoverpa zea isolate HzStark_Cry1AcR chromosome 7, ilHelZeax1.1, whole genome shotgun sequence, the genomic window GGATCTCTAGGTGACATATACAATAACCACTCGCATGCGTCTGTCTGTTCAGCGCCGATAACTTCTGGTAAATATGGTAATTTCCAAATATCTTTCACATATTATTCTATGGATATCGTGTGGGCTACCAGGCTACCTGCCCAACAGGCTCCGTGGCAAAAACTTTTACACCCCTTGAATATTTATATCAGAATCATATTACTACTTATGTTCATTTGTATAATCTTCATGAATACGTTTTGCAAAACAAACGCGTTCAAAGTTATCAGCAAAAttagagatttttttaaaattgcaCCACCGAAATACAGTCTACTATTTTATTCGTGGGTTGTATTTCTTGGAGTCCCGATTCTAAGAACACCTGAAAGAAGGAGTTTTGTGGTTACAGTTTATACTTGGATATGGTTCTGTTTTATTATGAGGAGCGCTTATCAAGCCGCACTTATGAATTCACTTAAAAATCCGGCTTACCTTGATAACCTCAAGACTTTCCAAGAAGTTCTTAAAGAAAATTATCCTTTCGGTGGCTTAGATTCCCTCAAAGAATACTATATCGATGATCGTGCTATTTACGATAAATGGAAAGTCGTCGAGTTGAAAAATTTAGACAAAACTCTAGACGATATACTGGAAGGATCCACGGATTTTGTTCTAGCGTCAAATAAAGAGTTTATAAAGCATCACATCATGAAATATAATGGTACCAAGCAATTACAGATCATTCCACAGAAAATAGTAAACAGTCCTACCGTGGTGTACTTCAAGAAGTTTTCACCTTTGGTGCCTCCGATGAATTTTGCGTTACGTATTGCTTTTGAAGCTGGCTTCATACAGAGAACATACGTACGATATTTGGATCATGATAAAAAGCTGTTACAGAGGTTGAGAAGTAAGCAAGCTGAGCCGCTAAGTATGGAGCATTTTGCCGGATGTTTTGTGCTATTAGTACTTGGGTGGTTTGTATCCCTTACTTACTTTGCAGTAGAATATATATGTGGAAATCTAGATGATGAATGAAAATTGCCTACTAAATGGCTGAACTACTGTCATGTTACTTATAAAACATTGAATGTATTAATATATTCCTGCttcatttcaaacaataaaCGTGCCTACACCGCTTGAAATATGTTTCATTTCTATTGCTACTACAGGAAATCTGCAGTTGAGTACAAAATGCAAGTTCCTATTTCATAGAGGGAGGGTTATGTGGGCATGACTTCTCCGAACAAAATCTATTGAAACTAAATTCGACCTTTAAGTTATTACCCATTGTATTTCAGAAATCACTTGCAATCTTGTATAGACACATTAGATaacaaaagtaagtaaatagtaggtattataaaatcTCCAACTTTGAGCCAAGACATCATGTAATGAGCCTGTTTGAAAATAGGCCAGGGCTAGACTACAATTTTTTCTTTCGTAATTGCATGGTATCGCTGCCAAGCCGAAGCCCGTTATTCGTGCCGTACGATCACAATGACCGATTGCGCTATATTCCTG contains:
- the LOC124631827 gene encoding uncharacterized protein LOC124631827, which codes for MEVRDTEVNHTLEHFVTEDPASELGILAAKVAYYNFEWRFLTIVMYNTVQAIGLNTFLMHYEKSVIVKLGRFLPARRSAVPQMIIFGEDASEISSTIRWTVRAKYDSNGKFIIICAHLEQECDELKIFQTLQSLYMFNAVVLKTSNKTKESLAYSYDFLSEGKCKNSIPYKVNLTTDCFNDNCFKNLYPERLSNFRKCPLIMSTVEQPPFMYLHNLTSKPTGIDGDIMELVADMLNATLHLKPPYDGADSGHFANNNWTGSLGDIYNNHSHASVCSAPITSGKYGNFQISFTYYSMDIVWATRLPAQQAPWQKLLHPLNIYIRIILLLMFICIIFMNTFCKTNAFKVISKIRDFFKIAPPKYSLLFYSWVVFLGVPILRTPERRSFVVTVYTWIWFCFIMRSAYQAALMNSLKNPAYLDNLKTFQEVLKENYPFGGLDSLKEYYIDDRAIYDKWKVVELKNLDKTLDDILEGSTDFVLASNKEFIKHHIMKYNGTKQLQIIPQKIVNSPTVVYFKKFSPLVPPMNFALRIAFEAGFIQRTYVRYLDHDKKLLQRLRSKQAEPLSMEHFAGCFVLLVLGWFVSLTYFAVEYICGNLDDE